The Mycobacterium paragordonae genome includes a region encoding these proteins:
- a CDS encoding OmpA family protein has product MGPEVGVDEAPAPPRDIDQAERTPKFRRQRPGRPWLIGVAVIPLLLAIIGYGAYERPLGVNGPTGDLPTLTAAPAGSTNIPSGPSLALSLLTISRSGNNITLIGDFPDDNAKAALMKSLKALTPPGVTVIDQIHVDPLVHTLDFTNADPVFTAGAAIPDFTLKIEKDTVTLGGTASPDQKDAVERAVVGAWPGVNVANTIVARGQITPNAPQAATPVPPPGPGACKDLQAVLNKMTGGPLAFGADGVSLTPDDNQILIRVADQLKACPAARVTVNGYTDNASAEGINIPLSVQRATAVAEYLIANGVARDRVTAKGLGSANPIASNDTAEGRAKNRRAELVVS; this is encoded by the coding sequence GTGGGTCCAGAGGTGGGGGTGGACGAAGCACCCGCGCCCCCGCGTGACATCGACCAGGCTGAGCGGACCCCGAAATTCCGCCGGCAACGCCCCGGCCGACCCTGGTTGATCGGTGTCGCGGTAATCCCGCTTCTGTTGGCCATCATCGGATACGGCGCGTACGAGCGGCCCCTGGGCGTCAACGGGCCGACCGGCGATCTGCCGACACTCACGGCTGCGCCGGCCGGTTCGACCAATATCCCCAGCGGCCCGAGCCTGGCTCTGTCGCTGCTCACGATCAGCCGCAGCGGCAACAACATCACGCTGATCGGTGACTTCCCGGACGACAACGCCAAGGCGGCGCTGATGAAGTCGCTGAAAGCGCTTACGCCGCCCGGCGTCACTGTCATCGACCAGATCCATGTCGACCCGCTCGTGCACACCCTTGACTTCACCAACGCAGACCCGGTCTTCACCGCGGGCGCGGCAATCCCCGACTTCACGCTGAAAATCGAGAAAGACACCGTCACGCTGGGCGGCACCGCATCGCCGGACCAGAAGGACGCCGTCGAGCGTGCAGTGGTCGGCGCCTGGCCCGGCGTCAACGTCGCCAACACGATCGTGGCCAGGGGCCAGATCACGCCGAATGCGCCGCAGGCGGCGACCCCGGTTCCCCCTCCCGGGCCTGGGGCGTGCAAAGACCTGCAGGCGGTCCTCAACAAGATGACGGGAGGTCCACTGGCCTTCGGCGCCGACGGCGTGAGCCTCACCCCGGACGACAACCAGATCCTGATCCGGGTGGCCGATCAACTCAAGGCCTGCCCGGCCGCACGCGTCACGGTCAATGGATACACGGACAACGCCAGCGCTGAAGGCATCAACATTCCGCTGAGCGTTCAGCGGGCCACCGCCGTCGCCGAGTACCTCATTGCGAATGGAGTCGCGCGCGATCGCGTCACCGCCAAGGGTCTTGGCTCGGCGAATCCGATAGCCAGTAATGACACGGCTGAGGGTCGTGCGAAGAACCGTCGCGCCGAGCTCGTGGTCAGCTAG
- the prrB gene encoding two-component system sensor histidine kinase PrrB — protein MNILSRIFARTPSLRTRVVVATVIGAAIPVLIVGAVVWVGITKDRKERLDRRLDEAAGFAIPFVPRGLDEIPRSPNDQDALITVRRGSVIKSNSDINLPKLQADYADTFIHGVRYRVRTVEIPGPEPTSVAVAATYDATYAETNNLHRRVLLICTLAIGAAAVFAWLLAAFAVRPFKQLAEQTRSIDAGDEAPRVEVHGASEAVEIAEAMRGMLQRIWNEQNRTQEALASARDFAAVSSHELRTPLTAMRTNLEVLATLDLPDDQRKEVLSDVIRTQSRIEATLSALERLAQGELSTSDDHVPVDITDLLDRAAHDATRIYPDLDVSLVPSPTCIIVGMPAGLRLAVDNAIANAVKHGGATHVQLSAVSSRAGVEIAIDDDGSGVPEQERQVVFERFSRGSTASHSGSGLGLALVAQQAHLHGGTASLESSPLGGARLVLRLPGPS, from the coding sequence CCTTCGCTGCGGACTCGGGTGGTGGTCGCGACGGTGATCGGGGCTGCCATTCCGGTGCTGATCGTCGGCGCGGTGGTCTGGGTGGGCATCACCAAGGACCGCAAGGAAAGGCTGGACCGCCGCCTGGACGAAGCGGCCGGATTCGCAATCCCGTTCGTGCCCCGCGGGCTGGACGAGATACCGCGATCCCCCAATGACCAGGACGCGCTGATCACCGTGCGCCGGGGCAGCGTGATCAAGTCGAACTCCGACATCAATCTGCCGAAGTTGCAGGCCGACTACGCCGACACGTTCATCCACGGGGTGCGCTACCGGGTGCGCACGGTCGAGATCCCGGGCCCGGAGCCGACCTCGGTCGCGGTCGCCGCGACGTATGACGCCACCTACGCCGAAACCAACAATCTGCATCGACGGGTGCTGTTGATCTGTACCTTGGCCATCGGTGCGGCGGCCGTATTCGCTTGGCTGCTGGCCGCTTTCGCGGTGCGACCGTTCAAACAACTCGCCGAGCAGACTCGGTCGATCGATGCGGGTGACGAGGCCCCGAGGGTTGAAGTGCACGGTGCGAGCGAAGCCGTGGAGATCGCCGAAGCCATGCGGGGGATGCTGCAGCGCATCTGGAACGAGCAGAACCGGACCCAGGAGGCGCTGGCCTCGGCTCGCGACTTCGCGGCGGTGTCCTCCCACGAACTGCGTACCCCGCTGACTGCGATGCGGACCAACCTCGAGGTGCTGGCCACCCTCGATCTGCCCGACGACCAACGCAAAGAAGTGCTCAGCGACGTGATCCGCACCCAGTCGCGGATCGAGGCCACGCTGAGCGCACTCGAGCGATTGGCACAGGGCGAACTGTCCACCTCGGATGATCACGTGCCGGTCGACATCACCGACCTGCTGGACCGCGCCGCCCACGACGCCACCCGCATCTACCCCGATCTCGATGTCTCCCTGGTGCCCTCGCCGACGTGCATCATCGTCGGGATGCCGGCCGGGTTGCGGCTGGCCGTCGACAACGCCATCGCCAACGCCGTCAAACACGGCGGCGCCACCCATGTCCAACTGTCCGCGGTCAGCTCGCGGGCCGGAGTCGAGATCGCCATTGATGACGACGGCAGTGGGGTGCCGGAGCAAGAGCGCCAGGTGGTGTTCGAGCGGTTCTCCCGGGGCTCGACGGCGTCGCATTCGGGCTCGGGCCTCGGGCTGGCTCTGGTCGCGCAGCAGGCACACCTGCACGGCGGAACGGCGTCGCTGGAAAGCAGTCCGCTGGGTGGGGCACGCCTGGTGCTGCGTCTTCCCGGACCGAGCTAG
- a CDS encoding DUF2630 family protein encodes MANGNNPTDRDALAHIRDLVAQEKALREQVQHGEISTDEEHDRLRRLEVELDQCWDLLRQRRALRETGGDPREAAVRPADEVEGYLN; translated from the coding sequence ATGGCCAACGGAAACAACCCGACGGACCGCGACGCCCTGGCACACATCCGTGACCTGGTCGCCCAGGAGAAGGCCCTGCGTGAGCAGGTGCAGCACGGTGAAATCTCGACCGACGAGGAACACGACCGGTTGCGCCGGCTCGAAGTCGAACTCGATCAGTGCTGGGATCTGCTGCGGCAGCGCCGGGCCCTGCGCGAAACCGGCGGCGACCCGCGTGAAGCCGCTGTGCGTCCGGCCGACGAGGTCGAGGGTTACCTCAATTAG
- a CDS encoding phytoene desaturase family protein — translation MADADFDVVVVGGGHNGLVAAAYLARAGLRVRLLERLPHIGGATVSAQLFDGVDVRLSRYSYLVSLLPSRIVDDIGAGVQLAGRPYSSYTPDPGTSGRTGLLVGPTGSFAAIGAAGDERRFAAFYRRCGLVTGRLWPTLLEPLRTREQARQLVVADGDPDGMAAWRAMVDEPIGHAITDAVTSDLIRGVIATDALVGTFARLDDTSLLQNICFLYHVLGGGTGDWNVPIGGMGAVSAALAAAASRHGAQITTDAEVLALDPGGEVRYRSNGDEHRVRGRFVLSGVGPAVLAGLLGETAPPVAPGPQVKVNMVLRRLPRLRDQGVSPEQAFGGTFHVNETWSQLDAGYLRAADGQLPDPLPCEAYCHSLTDRSIVSPQLPGVQTMTVFGFQAPVSGSPEPGLLREQLTEAVLASLNSVLAEPIQDVLLPDAHGRPCLETTTTLDLEDRLGMTGGNIFHGALSWPFADDDDPLDTPARQWGVATAHDRIMLCGSGARRGGAVSGIGGHNAAMAVLASL, via the coding sequence ATGGCCGACGCCGATTTCGATGTAGTCGTCGTCGGCGGCGGCCACAACGGCCTGGTCGCGGCCGCTTACCTGGCGCGGGCGGGCCTTCGGGTGCGACTGCTCGAACGATTGCCGCACATCGGCGGTGCCACCGTATCTGCCCAGCTCTTCGACGGTGTCGACGTCCGACTGTCGCGCTATTCGTACCTGGTGAGTCTGCTGCCGTCACGCATCGTCGACGACATCGGCGCGGGAGTGCAGCTGGCCGGACGCCCCTACTCGTCGTACACGCCGGACCCGGGAACGTCGGGACGCACCGGCCTGCTGGTGGGGCCGACCGGCAGTTTCGCCGCCATCGGAGCGGCGGGCGACGAGCGCCGATTCGCCGCGTTCTACCGCCGTTGCGGACTGGTCACCGGACGCCTCTGGCCTACCCTGCTGGAACCACTGCGCACCCGGGAGCAGGCCCGCCAGCTCGTCGTGGCCGATGGTGATCCTGATGGCATGGCCGCATGGCGAGCCATGGTCGACGAGCCGATCGGGCACGCCATCACCGACGCCGTGACGAGCGACCTGATTCGTGGCGTCATCGCCACCGACGCGCTGGTCGGTACCTTCGCCCGCCTGGACGACACGTCGCTGCTGCAGAACATCTGCTTCCTGTATCACGTGCTCGGCGGTGGCACCGGCGACTGGAATGTGCCGATCGGCGGCATGGGCGCGGTGTCCGCTGCCCTGGCCGCTGCGGCGAGCCGTCATGGAGCCCAAATAACAACTGACGCTGAGGTTTTGGCCCTGGATCCGGGTGGCGAGGTGCGCTACCGCAGCAACGGGGACGAGCATCGGGTCCGCGGCCGTTTCGTGCTGTCCGGCGTCGGACCCGCGGTGCTGGCCGGTCTGCTGGGTGAAACGGCGCCACCGGTGGCGCCGGGTCCCCAGGTCAAGGTCAACATGGTGCTACGCCGGCTGCCACGCCTGCGCGATCAGGGCGTGAGCCCCGAACAGGCCTTCGGCGGCACGTTCCACGTCAACGAGACGTGGTCGCAACTCGACGCCGGTTACCTGCGGGCCGCGGATGGTCAGTTGCCGGATCCGTTGCCGTGCGAGGCCTACTGCCATTCCCTGACCGATCGGAGCATCGTCTCGCCGCAGCTGCCCGGAGTGCAGACGATGACGGTCTTCGGCTTCCAGGCCCCCGTGTCGGGTTCGCCCGAGCCGGGCCTTTTACGCGAGCAGCTGACCGAAGCGGTGCTGGCGTCGTTGAATTCCGTTCTGGCCGAACCGATTCAGGATGTGCTCCTGCCCGATGCGCACGGACGCCCCTGCCTGGAGACCACCACCACGCTGGATCTGGAGGACCGGCTGGGCATGACGGGGGGCAACATCTTTCACGGCGCGCTCTCGTGGCCGTTCGCAGACGACGACGATCCGCTGGACACACCGGCTCGGCAGTGGGGCGTGGCCACCGCGCACGACCGGATCATGCTGTGTGGTTCGGGCGCCCGACGTGGCGGAGCGGTCTCGGGCATCGGCGGGCACAATGCCGCCATGGCTGTGCTGGCCTCGCTGTAA